Proteins co-encoded in one Sebastes fasciatus isolate fSebFas1 chromosome 11, fSebFas1.pri, whole genome shotgun sequence genomic window:
- the LOC141776664 gene encoding solute carrier family 22 member 13-like, translating to MADFGEILRNIGEFGLFQKITLFALSFPNVIFAFLLSSVFFIQSDPERHCKTDWILQTDSNLTTEEQLNLTLPREEDGTFSRCRMFVPVDWDIGAIREYGLNDTTGCQNGWVYFNTLYEATIVTDFDLVCDRANLLEVARAMLMAGILLGCLLFGPFAESFGRKRATQIPVILMLIFTVTTGLCPNFYLYLASQFMVGIGYGGFRVNCVILVTEWIGPAKRSLGTCVTQLFTAVGQCILAGVIYFIRDWRLAQPIAAAILAVVAIYIWFIPESARWLLDRGRTEEAKQLITKVAAINKRTVPESLLESLLIVEKKTEKRGGIIVLMQSSVLRKYFFTIILAWFSLNVAFYSLSFNVGKFGLDVFLTQFMFGLTELPAHILCIWLLEAVGRKVSLMSTLLIGGFVCISILAVPKGNAVAVTTLATSGRFFSIWAGSVCNVYVQELFPTSFRQTASGLGSIASRAGGLTSPLLNMLAVYHWSIPTIIFSSLTLVSGALSFVLPETRRKELPDSTDEAEGNRNKTSLKNQRESNKPAQRESSSYLLC from the exons ATGGCTGATTTTGGAGAGATTCTCAGGAATATAGGAGAGTTTGGATTATTTCAGAAGATCACTCTTTTTGCTCTTTCCTTCCCAAATGTCATTTTTGCTTTTCTCTTATCCAGTGTATTTTTCATTCAGTCCGATCCAGAGCGACACTGTAAGACAGACTGGATCCTTCAGACTGACTCTAACCTGACCACAGAGGAGCAGCTGAACCTGACTCTGCCCCGGGAGGAGGATGGGACCTTCAGCAGGTGTCGGATGTTTGTCCCTGTGGACTGGGACATTGGTGCCATCAGGGAGTACGGACTCAATGACACCACAGGGTGCCAGAATGGATGGGTGTACTTCAACACGCTGTATGAAGCCACCATAGTCACTGAT TTTGATCTAGTTTGTGACCGGGCTAATTTGTTGGAAGTGGCACGAGCCATGTTGATGGCTGGCATTCTTCTTGGTTGTCTCTTATTTGGACCTTTTGCTGAATC GTTTGGTCGTAAACGAGCAACTCAGATTCCAGTCATTTTGATGCTCATATTTACTGTAACAACTGGATTATGTCCCAACTTCTATTTATATTTGGCATCCCAGTTCATGGTGGGAATTGGCTATGGAGGTTTTCGAGTGAACTGCGTCATATTAG TCACTGAGTGGATCGGGCCGGCCAAAAGATCATTGGGTACATGCGTGACTCAGCTATTTACTGCAGTTGGACAGTGCATCCTCGCTGGTGTGATCTACTTCATCAGAGACTGGAGACTGGCTCAACCAATCGCAGCAGCTATTCTTGCAGTTGTTGCTATTTACATATG GTTTATTCCAGAGTCAGCCAGGTGGTTGTTGGACAGAGGAAGGACAGAAGAGGCTAAACAGCTGATTACCAAAGTGGCAGCCATCAACAAACGCACTGttccagagtctctgctggaaTCTCTGCTG ATTGTTGAGAAAAAAACGGAGAAAAGGGGAGGCATAATAGTTCTCATGCAATCATCTGTGCTAAGAAAGTATTTCTTTACCATAATATTGGCATG GTTCTCATTGAATGTTGCCTTCTACAGCCTTTCATTCAATGTGGGAAAGTTTGGCTTGGACGTCTTCCTGACGCAGTTTATGTTTGGTCTGACTGAACTACCAGCTCATATACTTTGCATCTGGCTGTTAGAAGCAGTGGGGAGAAAAGTGTCACTGATGTCAACTCTTCTGATTGGGGGCTTCGTGTGCATCTCAATCCTAGCTGTTCCTAAAG GTAATGCTGTTGCTGTTACCACGTTAGCAACCTCAGGACGTTTTTTCTCAATCTGGGCAGGATCCGTATGCAATGTGTATGTACAGGAACTGTTCCCAACATCTTTTCG ACAAACAGCGTCTGGTTTGGGCTCCATTGCAAGCAGAGCTGGTGGTTTGACGTCCCCGTTGCTCAACATGTTGGCCGTGTACCACTGGTCCATACCCACCATCATTTTCAGCAGCCTTACACTGGTCAGTGGAGCTCTCAGCTTCGTGCTTCCTGAGACCAGGAGAAAAGAGCTTCCCGATTCAACCGATGAGGCCGAGGGCAACAG AAACAAGACAAGCCTGAAGAACCAAAGGGAATCAAACAAGCCTGCACAAAGGGAATCTAGTTCATATTTACTCTGCTAG
- the LOC141776665 gene encoding solute carrier family 22 member 13-like, whose translation MADFGEILRNIGEFGLFQKLTLIAVCFPNFVESFVFASFIFIQSDPERHCKTDWILQTDSNLTTEEQLNLTLPREEDGTFSRCRMFVPVDWDINAIREYGLNETTGCQNGWEYYNLMYEATIITDFDLICDKAILVQVMQAVFMVGVIVGSVVFGLFADSFGRKRATQITLVILLTFTVTTALCPNVYLYLASQFMVGVGGGGYRINSVILATEWIGPSKRSWGSCAPTLFGAVGQCALAGLIYAIRHWRVAQLIAAAPAAVAALYIWFIPESARWLLSRGRTEEAKQLIVKAAAINKRTVPDSLLISIKDAVKKGGINIIFRSPLLTRYLFIVALGWFSLCIAFLALYLNMGTFGLDIFLTQFVFGFSEIPSIFLAIWLLEVLGRRILFISTLLIGGLSCILILAVPQGYSIAVTSLAVIARFFLIWAGSICIIFIQELFPTSVRQTATAFGAMAARAGGALAPLLNMLAVYHWSIPTAVFSSLILISGALGFLLPETRSKELPESADEAKNYRNVTSTRTEGLNQESTKF comes from the exons ATGGCAGACTTTGGAGAGATCCTGAGGAACATTGGAGAATTTGGATTATTCCAGAAGCTCACTCTGATTGCGGTTTGCTTTCCAAATTTTGTTGAGTCTTTTGTCTTTGCAAGCTTTATTTTCATCCAGTCTGATCCAGAGCGACACTGTAAGACAGACTGGATCCTTCAGACCGACTCTAACCTGACCACAGAGGAGCAGCTGAACCTGACTCTGCCCCGGGAGGAGGACGGGACCTTCAGCAGGTGTCGGATGTTTGTCCCTGTGGACTGGGACATTAATGCCATCAGGGAGTACGGACTCAATGAGACCACAGGGTGCCAGAATGGATGGGAGTACTACAACCTGATGTATGAAGCCACCATAATCACTGAT TTTGATCTCATTTGTGACAAAGCTATCTTGGTGCAGGTGATGCAAGCAGTGTTCATGGTCGGTGTTATTGTTGGCTCTGTCGTATTTGGACTTTTTGCTGATTC GTTTGGTCGCAAACGAGCAACTCAAATTACACTAGTTATATTGTTAACATTTACTGTAACAACAGCACTATGCCCCAATGTCTACTTATACTTAGCATCCCAGTTCATGGTGGGAGTTGGAGGCGGAGGCTATCGAATCAACTCTGTCATACTGG CCACTGAGTGGATCGGACCGTCCAAAAGATCATGGGGATCATGTGCGCCTACGCTATTTGGAGCAGTTGGACAGTGCGCCCTCGCTGGTTTGATCTACGCCATCCGGCACTGGAGAGTGGCTCAACTGATCGCAGCAGCTCCAGCTGCAGTGGCTGCTCTCTACATATG GTTTATTCCAGAGTCAGCCAGATGGTTGTTAAGCAGAGGAAGAACAGAAGAGGCTAAACAGCTGATTGTCAAGGCTGCGGCCATCAACAAACGCACTGTTCCAGACTCTCTGTTG ATTTCAATCAAAGATGCGGTGAAGAAAGGAggtataaacattattttcagATCGCCTCTGCTGACCAGATATTTATTCATCGTAGCATTGGGATG GTTTTCATTGTGCATCGCCTTCCTCGCCTTGTATTTGAATATGGGAACCTTCGGCTTGGACATCTTCTTGACTCAGTTCGTGTTTGGCTTTAGTGAAATACCATCTATTTTCCTCGCCATATGGCTGTTGGAGGTTTTGGGGAGAAGAATATTATTCATATCAACACTTCTGATAGGAGGTCTCTCTTGCATATTGATCCTAGCTGTTCCTCAAG gATATTCCATCGCTGTGACATCTTTAGCTGTCATAGCTCGTTTTTTCCTGATCTGGGCTGGTTCTATATGCATCATCTTTATACAGGAGTTGTTTCCAACATCTGTTAG GCAAACAGCCACAGCTTTCGGAGCTATGGCAGCGAGAGCAGGTGGAGCACTGGCTCCACTGCTCAACATGTTGGCCGTGTACCACTGGTCCATACCCACCGCAGTCTTCAGCAGCCTTATACTGATCAGTGGAGCTCTCGGCTTCCTGCTTCCTGAGACCAGGAGCAAAGAGCTTCCCGAGTCAGCGGATGAGGCCAAGAACTACAG AAATGTTACCTCCACGAGAACAGAAGGTCTCAACCAAGAATCAACCAAGTTCTAG